In the genome of Streptomyces sp. Tu 3180, the window GACTTCTCCGGGACGCCGAAGGAGACGTCCTTGAGGATCTGCTTGCCGCCGTCGACCGTGACGGTCAGGTGACGGGCGGAGAAGGACACCTCACCGGTGTCGACGAACTCCTCGAGCCGGTCGCCGACGATCCGGAACGTCGAGTGGCCGACGCCCACGATGTCGGCGGGGCCGAGCAGTTGGGAGCCGCCCTTGGGGATCGGCTGGCCGTTGACGTACGTGCCGTTGTGCGAGCCCAGGTCGCGGATCTCCATGCGGCCGTCGGGCGTGGAGTGGAACTCGGCGTGGTGGCGGGACACCTGGAGGTCGGAGACGACCAGGTCGTTCTCCAGGGCACGGCCGATGCGCATCACGCGGCCGAGGGAGAACTGGTGGAACGTGGTGGGGCTGCGGTCGCCGTGGACCGGCGGCGCCCCCGCGCCGCCGCCGGGGCCCTGCTGCTGCGGGATGTGCGGCGCGGACGGCTGCGGTGCCGCGTGCTGCTGCCAGCCCGCCTGCGCGGCGGACGGCTGCTGCTGCGGCGCCGGTGCCTGCTGGGCCCAGCCCTGGTTCGCCCCCTGGGCCGCGTACGGCTGCTGCTGCGGCCGGCCCTGCGGCGCGGCGGCCGGAGCCGCGGCGCCGACGCCGGACAGCGTCACGCGCGGCCCGTCGTTGGCGTTGCCCAGGTTCAGCGCCGTGTCGGAGCCGACCTCCAGGTGGTGGATCCGCTGTCCCTGCACGAACGTGCCGTTGGTGCTGCCGTGGTCCTCGACGACCCAACTGCGGCCGTTGAAGCTGATCGTGGCGTGGCGCCAGGAGACCCTGGCGTCGTCCAGCACGACGTCTCCCTGCGGATCGCGTCCGAGGGTGTAGGACCTGGACGGATCGAGCGTCCAGGTCCGTCCGTTTGATTCCAGTACGAGTTCAGGCACTCCATGCCCCACTGAGTTGTCCCCCGAGTTTCCCCCATCGCAGGGAGTCTAGGGATGTCGAACATCGGGGGGAACTATTTCAGGCTCGGCCCTCTGACCGAAAGTCGGGCCTTGTCACGAGCGCGCACCAAGGCGTTCACGGTCTTTCGCCGGCGGGGGTTGAAATCGGCCCGGAGAGTGGTAAATCACGCGAGGGGGACACGCGCGGCCGCCCCGCCGCGCCGCGGATCGGGGGGTCTGCCATGGGTGCTGCCACGAGCGCCACAGCCGCGGAGCGCGGTACGCGCGTGCCGTGGGCCGATGTCGTCATGTCCGCGATCGCCGCGGTGAGCTGGGCGTTGATCGGGATGGCGGGGACCGCCGCGCTCGGACTGCACCTGCTGGACGCGGACGCGGCGGGTTCCCTGGGGCCGATGACCGCGGCGGTGGTGGCTCTGGGCGCGGGCGGTTCGGTCACGCCGTCCGGCGACGTGTCCGCCTTCGGACTGTCGGGGACGGAGGCCGGGACGGCCGTCGAGATCACGCCGCTGGGCGTGAGCCTGGTGGGCGCGCTGCTGCTGTCGTACTTCTTCCTGCGGTCCCTGCGGACGGCCGAAGCCGTGGTCTCCGGAGCCGAACTCCTCGCCCGCGCGGGCACGGTGGTGGCGCTGTTCGTCGCGATGACGGGCGGGCTGGTCCGGGCCGGGCACGACGTCGTCACCCTCGACGGGAGCTCGCTGGGGGCGGACGACCTGCCGGGCGCGGACGGGATCGAGATCCCGGGGCTGGGCGATCTCGGCGACGTCGAGGGCCTGGTTCCGGGCCGGATCGGCGATCTCGTCGACGCGGAGGCGGCGGTCGGGTTCACCGTCGACACGGCGCCGACGCTGCTCGGCGGCCTCGGCTGGTCGGCCGGCGTCCTGCTCGTCGCGCTGCTGGCGTCCCGCCGCACTCCCCTGCCGCGCGGCTGGGACGCCGTGCACCGGGCCGTCCGGCCGGCCGTGTCCGCCCTCGTCACGGTGGGACTGGTGGCGGTGGCGGCGGGGTGCGCCGCGGCGGGGTACGCGGCGATCGGCGACGACCATCCCCGGCGGATCGCCGGAGCGGCGCTGCTGGGGGCACCGAACGGGGTGTGGCTCGGCCTGCCGGTCGGCCTGTCCGTGCCGTGGGACGGGCGGGCGAGCGGGGCCCTGCCGGGGGTGCTCCCCCATCCCCTGGACGACCTCCTGGGGGCCGGCTCCGGCCGGTCCGTCACGCTGGGACGGCTGGCCGAGTTCGACGGGCGGGTGTGGCTGCTGGGGGTGGCGGCCGCGTCGGCGGTGCTGCTGGCGGGGGTCCTGACGGCGGTGCGGACGCCGGTGGGGCACGCGGCGGCACGGGCTCCGGGAGCGGTCGGCTTCACGGCGCGGTGCGCGCTGCGGCTGGGCGTCGCGACGGCTCTGGCGCTGCCCCTGCTGGTGTGGCTGACGGAGGTGTCCGTGAGCGCCTCGCTGTCCGTCCTCGGCTTCGACGCGTTCGGCGCCGGCCTCGAGCTGCGCGGTCACCTCGGCGTGGCGTTCCTGCTGGGCGCCGTGTGGGGCGCGGGGGCGGGTGCCTCGGGGGCGCTGCTGGCCCGGGCGAGCGGGGCCGCCGGGCGGCGGGCGGCGCCCCTGGCACGGGGTGACAGGGGGGACGGGGGCTCCGAGCACGCCGAGGGCACCGAGGGCACTGCGGGCGCTGCGGGCGCTGCGGGCGCTGCGGGCGCTGCGGGCGCAGCGGGCGCTGCGGGCGCTGCGGGCGCTGCGGGGTGGGGGCCCGCCGGGGAGTCCGGGGGCCTGGGGTACGGGGTGCGGCCCGCCGCGCCGCCCGGGCCGTACGCGCCGGGGGCTCCGTACCGGCCGCCGGATCCGGGCACCAACCCGTACCTGCGGGTGCCCGGGGGATCACGTGAGCCCGCGGACCACCGGGCGCCCGAGGACGCGCGGCCGCCCGGTGGTCCGCCGGCTCCCGGTGACCGCGGGGAGTCCGGTGACCGCGGGGAGTCCGGTGACCGCGGGGAGCCCGGTGACGTCTATGGCGCGCCCACCGTGATCGGACCCGTCGGGCCGCCCCGGCGCGGGCCCGGGCGGGGTCACGGGCCGCGGGGCGGGGCGCGGGACGGGGAGCGGCCGTCGTTGTGGCCGGACGGGGTACCGCCGCCTCCGCCGCCCCCTCCCCCGGCACCGCGCAGGCCGGAGGACGGCGGGCGCTGATCCCCGGGAACCGGACGGGAGGACGGCACGGGCCGGGACGACGGCACGGGCCGGGACGACGGGCGGCGGCTGCCGGCGGGCGGACGCAAGGTCCGGGACACCTCGGCGACACCCAGTGTTCGCTGTCCGCCAGACGGACCTCGGGGGCGCGGGGCACTGGGTGCCGGATACGGTGGAAGCACCATGAGTGCATCGCAGACCTCCGACGTCCCCACCCTCCTTGTCAAGATCTTCGGCAAGGACAGGCCGGGCATCACGGCCGGCCTCTTCGACACCCTCGCCGCCTACTCGGTCGACGTGGTCGACATCGAGCAGGTCGTCACCCGTGGCCGCATCGTGCTCTGCGCGCTCGTGACCGAGCCGCCCAAGGGGCTGGAAGGGGATCTGCGGGCGACCGTCCACAACTGGGCGGACTCGATGAAGATGCAGGCGGAGATCATCTCGGGCATCGGCGACAACCGGCCGCGCGGGCTCGGCCGCTCCCTGGTCACCGTGCTGGGCCACCCCCTCACCTCGGAGGCGACGGCGGCGATCGCCGCGCGGATCACCAAGGCCGGCGGCAACATCGACCGTATCTTCCGGCTCGCCAAGTACCCGGTGACCGCCGTGGAGTTCGCGGTGTCCGGGGTGGAGACGGAACCGCTGCGCACCGCGCTGGTGACCGACGCGACCAGGCTCGGGGTGGACATCGCCGTGGTCGCGGCGGGGCTGTACCGGAGGGCGCAGCGCCTGGTCGTCATGGACGTGGACTCGACCCTCATCCAGGACGAGGTGATCGAGCTCTTCGCCGCGCACGCCGGCTGCGAGGACGAGGTCGCCGAGGTGACGGCGGCGGCGATGCGCGGGGAGCTGGACTTCGAGCAGTCGCTGCACGCGCGCGTGGCGCTGCTGGAGGGGCTGGACGCCTCCGTGGTGGACAAGGTCCGCAGCGAGGTGCGGCTGACGCCGGGCGCCCGCACCCTGATCCGCACGCTGAAGCGCCTCGGCTTCCAAGTGGGCGTGGTCTCCGGTGGCTTCACCCAGGTCACGGACGACCTGAAGGACCGGCTGGGGCTGGACTTCGCCCAGGCCAACACCCTGGAGATCGTCGACGGGAAGCTGACCGGCCGGGTCACCGGCGAGATCGTGGACCGGGCGGGCAAGGCCCGGCTGCTGCGCCGGTTCGCGGCCGAGGCGGGGGTGCCGCTGTCGCAGACCGTGGCGATCGGTGACGGTGCCAACGACCTGGACATGCTCAACGCGGCCGGCCTCGGTGTCGCCTTCAACGCCAAGCCGGTGGTGCGCCAGGCCGCCCACACCGCGGTGAACTTCCCCTTCCTCGACACGGTCCTGTACCTGCTGGGCGTCACCCGCGAAGAGGTCGAGGCGGCCGACACGCTCGACGCGGACTGAGCCGTCGGGGCCCGGTCGCGGCACGACAAGGGGTCCGGCCTCCCCCGTCCGCGGGGCGCCGGGCCCCTTGTCGTGCCGGGTGCGCGGCCCGGCTGTCAGGCCGGGTGCGTCACCCGGTCGGCGCCCAGTAGTCGAGGAGCGTGGCGACACCGGGCTCCAGGGACTTCCAGGAGCCGGTGAAGGACAGGACGGCGAAGGCGGCGGCCGGGTAGCCGAGGCGGTTCATCCGCTCGCGGGCG includes:
- a CDS encoding streptophobe family protein: MGAATSATAAERGTRVPWADVVMSAIAAVSWALIGMAGTAALGLHLLDADAAGSLGPMTAAVVALGAGGSVTPSGDVSAFGLSGTEAGTAVEITPLGVSLVGALLLSYFFLRSLRTAEAVVSGAELLARAGTVVALFVAMTGGLVRAGHDVVTLDGSSLGADDLPGADGIEIPGLGDLGDVEGLVPGRIGDLVDAEAAVGFTVDTAPTLLGGLGWSAGVLLVALLASRRTPLPRGWDAVHRAVRPAVSALVTVGLVAVAAGCAAAGYAAIGDDHPRRIAGAALLGAPNGVWLGLPVGLSVPWDGRASGALPGVLPHPLDDLLGAGSGRSVTLGRLAEFDGRVWLLGVAAASAVLLAGVLTAVRTPVGHAAARAPGAVGFTARCALRLGVATALALPLLVWLTEVSVSASLSVLGFDAFGAGLELRGHLGVAFLLGAVWGAGAGASGALLARASGAAGRRAAPLARGDRGDGGSEHAEGTEGTAGAAGAAGAAGAAGAAGAAGAAGAAGWGPAGESGGLGYGVRPAAPPGPYAPGAPYRPPDPGTNPYLRVPGGSREPADHRAPEDARPPGGPPAPGDRGESGDRGESGDRGEPGDVYGAPTVIGPVGPPRRGPGRGHGPRGGARDGERPSLWPDGVPPPPPPPPPAPRRPEDGGR
- the serB gene encoding phosphoserine phosphatase SerB, whose product is MSASQTSDVPTLLVKIFGKDRPGITAGLFDTLAAYSVDVVDIEQVVTRGRIVLCALVTEPPKGLEGDLRATVHNWADSMKMQAEIISGIGDNRPRGLGRSLVTVLGHPLTSEATAAIAARITKAGGNIDRIFRLAKYPVTAVEFAVSGVETEPLRTALVTDATRLGVDIAVVAAGLYRRAQRLVVMDVDSTLIQDEVIELFAAHAGCEDEVAEVTAAAMRGELDFEQSLHARVALLEGLDASVVDKVRSEVRLTPGARTLIRTLKRLGFQVGVVSGGFTQVTDDLKDRLGLDFAQANTLEIVDGKLTGRVTGEIVDRAGKARLLRRFAAEAGVPLSQTVAIGDGANDLDMLNAAGLGVAFNAKPVVRQAAHTAVNFPFLDTVLYLLGVTREEVEAADTLDAD